From the Desulfovermiculus halophilus DSM 18834 genome, the window CATGACCACATAGTCCACGTCCTGGCCGGAGACCTTGCCCTCCACCCGGCGCAGGACCTCCTGAATGGCCAAAGCCCCCAGCTGCGGGGCGTCGTATCCGGAGAGCTTGCCCCCCAGACGGCCGTACGGCGTCCGGCAGGCCTGAACCACGACCACGTCCCGGTGCTTGGCGTACTGGTTATCGATCTTCCGGCCCATGGTCGAAAAATCCGGCTCCCGCCGGCCGAAACCTGATACTGGTGCATCCTTGTATACATCGTTCCGGGATCGAACAGGAGATTGCGCTTCTTTGCTCATAATCCACCTATATGCCCTTCATGCCGGTAATACCGGCATGAAGGGCCATGCTTCTTCAACAGGATTGACGAACTGTAGCGTAACCCTACACATGCGTCAAGACTGTTTGTCGGTTTTTATGCGTTCTCAAGGAGTTGAGTAATATTTCTTTCTAAACCGCAAAGACGTCCTTGCAGAATTCCCCCAAGGTGCCCAGATCCTCGCAGACATGGATCCCGCCGGCCCGCATGGCCTCGATCTTTCCCTGGGCGGTGCCGCTCTTGCCGCTGATGATCGCCCCGGCATGGCCCATGCGACGGCCCGGAGGGGCGGTCAGCCCGGCGATGAAGCCGACCACCGGCTTGCTCAGATGCTTCTGGACGTATTCCGCGGCCCGTTCCTCAGCGTCCCCGCCGATCTCGCCGACCATGACGATGCCCTTGGTCTCCGGGTCCTGCTCAAAGGCCTCCAGACAGTCGATGAAGTTGGTCCCGTTCACCGGGTCGCCGCCGATACCCAGGCAGGTGGTCTGGCCGATGCCCTGCTTGGTCAGCTGATCCACAACCTCGTAGGTCAGGGTCCCGGAACGGGAGACCACTCCTATGGGGCCGCCGGGGATATGGATGTTGCCGGGCATGATCCCCACCTTGCTCTCCCCGGGGGTGGTGATCCCCGGGCAATTGGGCCCGATCAGCCGGACCGGCTTGTTCTGCATGTAGTTCTTGACCCGCATCATATCCAAAACCGGGATGCCTTCGGTAATGGCCACCACCAGCTCCACACCGGCGTCCACGGCCTCCAGGACGGCGTCCGCGGCAAAGGCCGGAGGGACAAAGATCAGGCTGCAGTTGGCCCCGGCCTCTTCAACCCCCTGGCGCACGGTGTTGTAGACCGGAATGCCGTCCATTTCCTGTCCGCCCTTGCCCGGGGTGGAGCCGGCAACCACATTGGTCCCGTAGCTCACGCACTGCCGGGTATGGAACTGTCCCTCCCGGCCGGTGATCCCCTGCACAATGACCTTGGTATCTTTATTGACAAATATACTCATAGCGTAT encodes:
- a CDS encoding beta-ketoacyl synthase N-terminal-like domain-containing protein codes for the protein MSKEAQSPVRSRNDVYKDAPVSGFGRREPDFSTMGRKIDNQYAKHRDVVVVQACRTPYGRLGGKLSGYDAPQLGALAIQEVLRRVEGKVSGQDVDYVVMGQVVPAGCGQVPGRQASILAGLPESVPCITVNKVCSSGIKTVDLGAQMIQLGRAEIVIAGGQESMSNCPYSLPEMRQGKK
- the sucD gene encoding succinate--CoA ligase subunit alpha — its product is MSIFVNKDTKVIVQGITGREGQFHTRQCVSYGTNVVAGSTPGKGGQEMDGIPVYNTVRQGVEEAGANCSLIFVPPAFAADAVLEAVDAGVELVVAITEGIPVLDMMRVKNYMQNKPVRLIGPNCPGITTPGESKVGIMPGNIHIPGGPIGVVSRSGTLTYEVVDQLTKQGIGQTTCLGIGGDPVNGTNFIDCLEAFEQDPETKGIVMVGEIGGDAEERAAEYVQKHLSKPVVGFIAGLTAPPGRRMGHAGAIISGKSGTAQGKIEAMRAGGIHVCEDLGTLGEFCKDVFAV